In Glycine max cultivar Williams 82 chromosome 7, Glycine_max_v4.0, whole genome shotgun sequence, a single window of DNA contains:
- the LOC100796078 gene encoding dirigent protein 22: MFTQFLIFSLFFTPFIFTAAHDTHDFVRTLDRKMLGLDEKQEKLSHFRFYWHDVVSGRNPSSIEVVPPPLKNSTTSFGSVNMIENPLTLEPQLNSKLVGKAQGFYASTSQSEITLLMAMNFAITEGKYNGSTITILGRNSVYDKEREMPVIGGSGLFRFARGYAQLRTHWFSPTTKDAIVEYNIYVLHY, encoded by the exons ATGTTCACCCAATTCCTCATCTTCTCCCTCTTCTTCACTCCCTTCATCTTCACCGCAGCCCATGACACCCATGATTTTGTGCGCACCTTAGACCGCAAAATGTTGGGTTTGGACGAAAAGCAAGAAAAGCTCAGCCATTTCAG ATTCTATTGGCATGACGTGGTGAGTGGACGCAACCCTTCTTCAATTGAAGTTGTGCCACCACCCTTGAAGAACTCAACCACATCCTTTGGATCGGTGAACATGATTGAGAACCCTTTGACATTAGAACCCCAATTGAACTCAAAATTGGTGGGGAAAGCTCAGGGGTTCTATGCTTCCACGTCACAAAGTGAAATCACCTTGCTCATGGCTATGAATTTCGCCATCACTGAAGGGAAGTACAATGGCAGCACCATCACAATTTTGGGGAGGAACTCTGTTTACGACAAGGAGAGAGAGATGCCCGTGATTGGTGGAAGTGGACTCTTTCGATTTGCTAGGGGATATGCTCAACTTAGAACGCATTGGTTCTCACCCACCACCAAGGATGCCATTGTTGAGTACAATATTTATGTTTTGCATTATTga